The following are encoded together in the Daucus carota subsp. sativus chromosome 5, DH1 v3.0, whole genome shotgun sequence genome:
- the LOC108224041 gene encoding transcription factor ILR3 has protein sequence MNSMDIDLTASSNWVFDYDLMDDIHFPAPPTVAFTWPNPTVNSSSNSSAEIDSLILGSQGHKELESRKRARPDSLNASGSKACREKMRRDKLNERFLELSSILEPGRPPKTDKAAILNDAVRMLTQLRNEANALKESNEELQEKIKDLKVEKHELRDEKQKIKADKEKLEQQIKAFSAQPAFLPHPSTLRAAYSAQQGQAEGNKLMSFVGYPGVAMWQFMPPAVVDTTQDHVLRPPVA, from the exons ATGAACTCCATGGATATTGACTTAACCGCATCTTCCAACTGGGTTTTTGATTATGATTTGATGGACGATATTCATTTCCCGGCGCCGCCCACCGTCGCCTTCACCTGGCCTAATCCCACCGTCAATTCTTCTTCCAACTCAAG TGCGGAAATAGACAGCTTGATTCTGGGTTCTCAAGGACACAAGGAATTGGAATCTCGAAAACG GGCGAGACCAGACTCACTTAATGCATCTGGCTCCAAAGCATGCCGGGAGAAAATGCGGAGAGATAAACTGAATGAAAG GTTCCTGGAATTGAGTTCCATCCTTGAGCCTGGAAGGCCACCTAAAACTGACAAGGCTGCTATTCTGAATGACGCTGTTCGGATGTTGACACAGCTAAGGAATGAAGCTAATGCACTTAAGGAATCTAATGAGGAACTGCAGGAGAAGATTAAAGATTTAAAG GTTGAGAAGCATGAGCTCCGTGATGAGAAGCAGAAGATAAAGGCAGACAAAGAGAAGCTGGAGCAGCAAATCAAAGCCTTCAGTGCCCAACCAGCCTTTTTACCTCATCCCTCTACATTGCGAGCTGCATATTCTGCACAACAAGGACAAGCTGAAGGAAACAAGTTAATGTCCTTTGTTGGCTACCCTGGTGTTGCAATGTGGCAATTTATGCCACCAGCTGTAGTAGACACCACACAGGATCATGTTCTCCGTCCACCGGTTGCCTAA
- the LOC108221798 gene encoding (+)-alpha-terpineol synthase-like, which yields MALQNLSSTLLVTALPCSYVSSARNHNRTFATEGRVQCIKTTDTMIDQVNGAALRRNANYPPSSWDYNFVKSLNSDYTEEKYARQLDELKDLVKRLIHAETDDPLAKLELLDTVQRLGLNHRFQNDVKQAINVIYNNISEASLSDDLYTTALQFRMLREHGYTVSQDVFRRFKDDTGNFKANLCEDVKGLLSLYEASFYGFQGEDIIDEAKAFSTACLKNAVEQGKIALNMTAKVNHALDMPLHWKLTRVEARWYIDAYEKEQNINSNLLNFAKLDYNIIQSVYQKEVSKLASWWVETGLDKMSFARDRLVEHYFWCNGTVPDPGYKAFRDMGTKVICLLIIIDDLYDIYGSLEELELFTDYVDRWDITEIDKLPNNLKTVLLAMFNTTNQIGYWTLQERDFNIIPYFSKQWTYMCKAFLKEAKWYYSGYKPTLEEYMQNGAVSSAAPIVLFCAYFRTADKITVEALDYIDKLPSIMWCSSMILRLTNDLGTSSEELARGDSLKAVQCYMNDTGASEAESRKYVDSLVHETWKILNKDLLASYPVGEPFRTANANLARTAQTFYQHGDGLGIPQNYIKDLLKSFLLEPFALNR from the exons ATGGCCCTCCAAAATCTGAGTTCAACCTTACTAGTCACTGCACTTCCCTGCAGTTATGTTTCTTCAGCAAGGAATCATAATAGAACCTTTGCGACTGAAGGCCGTGTTCAATGCATAAAAACTACAGATACGATGATTGACCAGGTGAACGGTGCAGCTTTGAGAAGAAATGCAAACTACCCACCAAGTTCCTGGGACTACAACTTCGTCAAGTCACTAAACAGTGATTATACT GAAGAGAAATATGCAAGACAGTTGGACGAGTTGAAGGACCTTGTGAAACGTCTAATTCATGCAGAAACGGATGACCCATTGGCCAAGCTCGAGTTGCTTGACACGGTTCAAAGGCTAGGGTTGAACCACCGATTCCAGAATGATGTAAAACAAGCAAttaatgttatatataataatattagtgAGGCGTCATTGAGTGATGATCTTTATACAACAGCTCTGCAATTCAGAATGCTCAGAGAGCATGGATATACTGTGTCACAAG ATGTGTTCAGAAGGTTTAAAGATGACACGGGTAATTTCAAGGCAAATCTTTGCGAGGATGTGAAGGGGTTACTCAGCTTGTATGAAGCATCTTTCTACGGTTTCCAAGGTGAAGATATCATTGATGAAGCGAAGGCCTTTTCAACAGCATGCTTAAAGAATGCTGTGGAACAAGGGAAAATAGCTCTTAACATGACAGCAAAAGTGAATCATGCCTTAGATATGCCTCTGCATTGGAAATTAACAAGAGTGGAGGCTAGATGGTACATTGATGCATACGAGAAAGAACAAAACATCAACTCTAATTTGCTTAACTTCGCCAAGTTAGACTATAACATCATCCAATCAGTTTACCAGAAAGAAGTCAGCAAACTAGCAag TTGGTGGGTGGAAACTGGATTGGACAAGATGAGCTTTGCACGAGACAGGTTAGTAGAACATTATTTCTGGTGCAATGGAACAGTTCCGGATCCAGGATATAAGGCTTTCCGAGATATGGGAACCAAAGTCATTTGCTTACTAATAATCATTGATGATTTGTACGATATATATGGCTCATTAGAAGAGCTGGAGCTCTTCACAGATTATGTTGACAG GTGGGATATTACAGAAATCGACAAGCTCCCAAACAACTTGAAGACGGTTCTTCTTGCAATGTTCAATACCACAAATCAAATAGGATACTGGACACTGCAAGAACGAGACTTCAACATCATACCATATTTCAGCAAACAA TGGACATATATGTGTAAAGCTTTTCTCAAAGAAGCAAAATGGTATTATTCTGGATACAAGCCAACACTGGAGGAATATATGCAGAATGGTGCAGTTTCATCTGCAGCTCCAATAGTTTTGTTTTGCGCCTACTTCCGAACTGCGGATAAGATAACTGTGGAGGCATTGGACTACATAGACAAGCTTCCCAGTATCATGTGGTGTTCCTCCATGATTCTTCGACTAACCAATGATCTTGGAACATCATCT GAAGAGTTGGCTCGAGGAGATAGTCTGAAGGCAGTGCAGTGTTACATGAATGATACTGGAGCAAGTGAAGCAGAGTCCAGAAAATATGTTGATAGTTTAGTGCACGAGACATGGAAGATTCTTAATAAAGATTTGCTTGCAAGCTACCCTGTCGGTGAACCATTTCGCACAGCAAATGCAAATCTTGCACGAACAGCTCAAACCTTTTATCAGCACGGAGATGGACTTGGCATCCCTCAAAACTATATCAAGGACCTCTTGAAATCGTTTTTGTTGGAACCGTTTGCTCTTAACCGTTGA
- the LOC108221799 gene encoding (+)-alpha-terpineol synthase-like isoform X2 yields MALQGLSSAFLVTALPRSSVPLERNHNKSFATQRSVQRIKTRATIINQDSGAALRRNANYPPSSWDYDFVKSLTSDYTEEKYARQLDELKDNVKRLIHAETDDPLAKLELLDTVQRLGLNHRFQNDVKQAVDVIYNNINDAWLSDDLYTTALQFRMLREHGYTVSQDVFGRFKDDTGNFKANLCEDVKGLLSLYEASFYGFQGEDVIDEAKAFSTACLKNAVQQGKICPNMRAKVNHALDMPLHWKLIRVEARWYIDAYEKEQNINSNLLNFAKLDYNIIQSVYQKEVSKLASWWVETGLDKMSFARDRLVEHYFWCNGTVPDPEYKAFRDMGTKVICLLITIDDLYDIYGSLEELELFTDYVDRWDITEIDKLPKKLKTVLLAMFNTTNQIGYWTLQERDFNIIPYLSKQWTYMCKAFLQEAKWYYSGYKPTLEEYMENGAFSSAAPMVLFCAYFLTADKITVEALDYVDKLPSIMSCSSLILRLTNDLGTSSEELARGSSLKAVQCYMNDTGASEAESKKYVDSLVHEKWKILNEDLLGSHPFSEPFLTANPNLARTTQSFYQYGDGLGEPQNWMKDLLKSLLVEPFTLNH; encoded by the exons ATGGCTCTCCAAGGTCTGAGTTCAGCCTTCCTAGTTACTGCACTTCCCCGCAGTTCTGTTCCTTTAGAAAGAAATCATAACAAAAGCTTTGCTACTCAACGCTCTGTTCAACGCATAAAAACTAGAGCTACGATTATAAACCAGGATAGCGGTGCAGCTTTGAGAAGAAATGCAAACTACCCACCAAGTTCCTGGGATTACGATTTCGTCAAGTCACTAACCAGTGATTATACT GAAGAGAAATATGCAAGACAGTTGGATGAGTTGAAGGACAATGTAAAACGTCTCATTCATGCAGAAACGGATGACCCGTTGGCCAAGCTCGAGTTGCTTGACACAGTTCAAAGGCTAGGGTTGAACCATCGATTCCAGAATGATGTAAAACAAGCAGTtgatgtaatatataataatatcaatgatGCATGGCTGAGTGATGATCTTTATACAACAGCTCTGCAATTCAGAATGCTCAGGGAGCATGGATATACTGTGTCACAAG atGTGTTCGGGAGGTTCAAAGATGACACAGGTAATTTTAAGGCAAATCTTTGCGAGGATGTGAAGGGGTTGCTCAGCTTGTATGAAGCATCTTTCTATGGTTTCCAAGGTGAAGATGTCATTGATGAAGCGAAGGCCTTTTCAACAGCATGCTTAAAGAATGCTGTACAACAAGGGAAAATATGTCCTAACATGAGAGCAAAAGTGAATCATGCCTTAGATATGCCTTTGCATTGGAAATTAATAAGGGTGGAGGCTAGATGGTACATTGATGCATACGAGAAAGAACAAAACATCAACTCTAATTTGCTTAACTTCGCCAAGTTAGACTATAACATCATCCAATCAGTTTACCAGAAAGAAGTCAGCAAACTAGCAag TTGGTGGGTGGAAACTGGATTGGACAAGATGAGCTTTGCACGAGACAGGTTAGTAGAACATTATTTCTGGTGCAATGGAACAGTTCCGGATCCAGAATATAAGGCTTTCCGAGATATGGGAACAAAAGTAATTTGCTTACTAATAACCATTGATGATTTGTACGATATATATGGCTCATTAGAAGAGCTGGAGCTCTTTACAGATTATGTTGACAG ATGGGATATTACAGAAATTGACAAGCTCCCAAAAAAATTGAAGACGGTTCTTCTTGCAATGTTCAATACCACAAATCAAATAGGATACTGGACACTGCAAGAACGAGACTTTAACATTATACCATATTTAAGTAAACAA TGGACATATATGTGTAAAGCTTTTCTCCAAGAAGCGAAATGGTATTATTCTGGATACAAGCCAACACTGGAGGAATATATGGAAAATGGTGCATTTTCATCTGCGGCTCCAATGGTTTTGTTTTGTGCTTACTTCCTAACTGCAGATAAGATAACTGTGGAGGCGTTGGATTATGTAGACAAGCTTCCAAGTATCATGTCATGCTCCTCCTTGATTCTTCGACTAACCAATGATCTGGGAACATCATCT GAAGAGTTGGCACGAGGAAGTAGTCTGAAAGCAGTCCAATGTTACATGAACGATACTGGAGCAAGTGAAGCAGAGTCCAAAAAATATGTTGATAGTTTAGTGCACGAGAAATGGAAGATTCTAAATGAAGATTTGCTTGGAAGTCATCCTTTCAGTGAACCATTTCTCACAGCCAATCCAAATCTTGCGCGAACAACTCAAAGCTTTTATCAGTATGGAGATGGACTTGGCGAACCTCAGAACTGGATGAAGGACCTTTTGAAATCGTTATTGGTGGAACCCTTTACTCTTAACCATTGA
- the LOC108221799 gene encoding (+)-alpha-terpineol synthase-like isoform X1 → MALQGLSSAFLVTALPRSSVPLERNHNKSFATQRSVQRIKTRATIINQDSGAALRRNANYPPSSWDYDFVKSLTSDYTVLMLLLLLLEEKYARQLDELKDNVKRLIHAETDDPLAKLELLDTVQRLGLNHRFQNDVKQAVDVIYNNINDAWLSDDLYTTALQFRMLREHGYTVSQDVFGRFKDDTGNFKANLCEDVKGLLSLYEASFYGFQGEDVIDEAKAFSTACLKNAVQQGKICPNMRAKVNHALDMPLHWKLIRVEARWYIDAYEKEQNINSNLLNFAKLDYNIIQSVYQKEVSKLASWWVETGLDKMSFARDRLVEHYFWCNGTVPDPEYKAFRDMGTKVICLLITIDDLYDIYGSLEELELFTDYVDRWDITEIDKLPKKLKTVLLAMFNTTNQIGYWTLQERDFNIIPYLSKQWTYMCKAFLQEAKWYYSGYKPTLEEYMENGAFSSAAPMVLFCAYFLTADKITVEALDYVDKLPSIMSCSSLILRLTNDLGTSSEELARGSSLKAVQCYMNDTGASEAESKKYVDSLVHEKWKILNEDLLGSHPFSEPFLTANPNLARTTQSFYQYGDGLGEPQNWMKDLLKSLLVEPFTLNH, encoded by the exons ATGGCTCTCCAAGGTCTGAGTTCAGCCTTCCTAGTTACTGCACTTCCCCGCAGTTCTGTTCCTTTAGAAAGAAATCATAACAAAAGCTTTGCTACTCAACGCTCTGTTCAACGCATAAAAACTAGAGCTACGATTATAAACCAGGATAGCGGTGCAGCTTTGAGAAGAAATGCAAACTACCCACCAAGTTCCTGGGATTACGATTTCGTCAAGTCACTAACCAGTGATTATACTGTACTAATGCTTCTTCTGTTGCTCCTG GAAGAGAAATATGCAAGACAGTTGGATGAGTTGAAGGACAATGTAAAACGTCTCATTCATGCAGAAACGGATGACCCGTTGGCCAAGCTCGAGTTGCTTGACACAGTTCAAAGGCTAGGGTTGAACCATCGATTCCAGAATGATGTAAAACAAGCAGTtgatgtaatatataataatatcaatgatGCATGGCTGAGTGATGATCTTTATACAACAGCTCTGCAATTCAGAATGCTCAGGGAGCATGGATATACTGTGTCACAAG atGTGTTCGGGAGGTTCAAAGATGACACAGGTAATTTTAAGGCAAATCTTTGCGAGGATGTGAAGGGGTTGCTCAGCTTGTATGAAGCATCTTTCTATGGTTTCCAAGGTGAAGATGTCATTGATGAAGCGAAGGCCTTTTCAACAGCATGCTTAAAGAATGCTGTACAACAAGGGAAAATATGTCCTAACATGAGAGCAAAAGTGAATCATGCCTTAGATATGCCTTTGCATTGGAAATTAATAAGGGTGGAGGCTAGATGGTACATTGATGCATACGAGAAAGAACAAAACATCAACTCTAATTTGCTTAACTTCGCCAAGTTAGACTATAACATCATCCAATCAGTTTACCAGAAAGAAGTCAGCAAACTAGCAag TTGGTGGGTGGAAACTGGATTGGACAAGATGAGCTTTGCACGAGACAGGTTAGTAGAACATTATTTCTGGTGCAATGGAACAGTTCCGGATCCAGAATATAAGGCTTTCCGAGATATGGGAACAAAAGTAATTTGCTTACTAATAACCATTGATGATTTGTACGATATATATGGCTCATTAGAAGAGCTGGAGCTCTTTACAGATTATGTTGACAG ATGGGATATTACAGAAATTGACAAGCTCCCAAAAAAATTGAAGACGGTTCTTCTTGCAATGTTCAATACCACAAATCAAATAGGATACTGGACACTGCAAGAACGAGACTTTAACATTATACCATATTTAAGTAAACAA TGGACATATATGTGTAAAGCTTTTCTCCAAGAAGCGAAATGGTATTATTCTGGATACAAGCCAACACTGGAGGAATATATGGAAAATGGTGCATTTTCATCTGCGGCTCCAATGGTTTTGTTTTGTGCTTACTTCCTAACTGCAGATAAGATAACTGTGGAGGCGTTGGATTATGTAGACAAGCTTCCAAGTATCATGTCATGCTCCTCCTTGATTCTTCGACTAACCAATGATCTGGGAACATCATCT GAAGAGTTGGCACGAGGAAGTAGTCTGAAAGCAGTCCAATGTTACATGAACGATACTGGAGCAAGTGAAGCAGAGTCCAAAAAATATGTTGATAGTTTAGTGCACGAGAAATGGAAGATTCTAAATGAAGATTTGCTTGGAAGTCATCCTTTCAGTGAACCATTTCTCACAGCCAATCCAAATCTTGCGCGAACAACTCAAAGCTTTTATCAGTATGGAGATGGACTTGGCGAACCTCAGAACTGGATGAAGGACCTTTTGAAATCGTTATTGGTGGAACCCTTTACTCTTAACCATTGA